The genomic window caattacttggaaaaaaacagttttaggaAAAAGTCTACCTACAGGCTTTAttctctgaaatttctgaaCTAATAGTTCTTCTATGCTCAAGAAACCAAGTTATTTTGATATACTGAAGCCTACAAGATAATGCATGTTATCTATGCTGGCCTGGCTAGATTGGGtttgtgcttcatttttaaatcttttgagTTGACAAGGGAGGATCTTTCTACtgagtgtatgtgtgtgtatacctGTAACACCTTCAGTATTGTTTTATTCCATTGTTTATAACTTCCTCGCCTCTATGACCCTTCATGTTCGTATTTGATGAAATGCCTTTTGTCAAGTATGTCTTATTCTAGCCTgtctcagtctttctttttgcttacttttctttcttgaaacaAAGGGCTGAATGGTCTTAAGTTTTCCTGAGCTGAGGGAAAAATGAATTGGGTTctggttgggtttttttttgtttgtttgtttttttattcccaAAGGCCTCAATTTTGCCAAGagtgaaacagtaaaaaatttAGAGACTTCTTCTGCAGTATTTTGGCAGCATAGTGCAGAAAACAAAGTTCTTTGAAGGGTAAATTTTCTGTAATGTCCATTTCCTGAATAGGTTAAACTGAAGAATAATTCCTGTAATGGATTAATGTCGTGTTCTTCCATGATGGAATCTGATCTCACTGCATCTTGCTATCAGCTGTTTGATTGAactgcataattttttttttttttaacacaattcGTCTCTTAAGAAGTTAAGAAACCAAGGCTTAAGAAAGCTTCAAATAAGAATTTGTGAATCTAAGTCTGGTTTATGTACTGGTCtaagaaatatatgtatttgcaAGTTTGTTTACAAAAATTGCAATGAAAAGGGGAAGGTTGAATAGCAAGGAAAAACACCATCATGCACTGAAGTAATTAAACTATTGAATTGCAAAACTGTTACGGTGTTTCTTGTATGTTACTTTGACGTCTGTTCTTTGTTCCTCTTTTGCCAACACATTTCCCAAACCAGCTTACTGAACTATCTATCTAGAAGGAAGAACGTCAATGCTCACTAACCCATTTCAAtatgcagctgctgcttgttcAATAACTCGTGTACTAAGGTTAGCCTGGCAGCTGCTTGCAGAGATCTGAGCCTGAGAAAGAAGGAAGTTCAGATTTATTAACCCATAGAATCAAAGCTTATGGCAGTAGGACTGACTGCCACTGATTGTGTTAGGTCAGGTCACATTTGCAAGTTTGTTCATTGCCTTTGTATAGTTTGCTGGGTGCCAGCCTTCACATCTTAGCACTGAGGGGACCTGATACTAAGTGATCTTTCATAGACAATGATTCTTAGGCCTTCTGCCTGTTCCATCACCaacatattttgctgtttcaacAGTTGGGATGATTCTGAATGTACTTATGTACAGAGTTCAATCATGTTTGATATTTGGGTACATTTGcaacacaaaaaatgtttcagccCTTTAGAGAGGTGCATGGTCCCAGAGGATTCAGGATCCAGGGatttctcccccctcctttgAGCCCAGGTTGGTCCTGTGTTGCAGGATCACAGCTTCTGCCTCATACCTGCTGTGcatgctgcctgctgtgcctCAGGTGGTATGGGTGGCGGCGTGATTTTATCAGCATTTCTTGTTGCTGGCATACCCGCATCAGTTCTTCCCATTACTGAAAGCCTTTTGTAAGTCTTCTGTCTGGTCCAAGCTTTCCCAGGTTTCTCAAGTACATTAGTAACCACCAGTTACAATGTCAATCGTGCTGAGTTATTCCTTTTCCCAACCATTCCTTTTGCAGGCAGCATTTCAGCTTCAGCAGGACACCTAGATAATCCTTCCCATTTAACAGCTCACTGAGGTCACTCAGATCAAAGTTTGCATGGCTGCCTCTGCACCTGTGTGTAGGGCCAGCCAGGCACCCACACTGTCTATTCTCCACTGTCCTCTTCTCTGAAAGGCATTTCTCATCGGGACTGTGCCAGCTATGCCAGACGGAATGTACCACTGCAAGTGCTCATTACAAGTTCCAGGAAGAAAGGCCCACAGATTCTATAAGGTATTGACTGAAATACCATTTACTGGAACTTAGGGAACAGCATAGGCAATTTTACATCACTTTAGAGATCAGCAGACCTCTAGCCTTGATGTGGCACACTGTGGATCCTATTTGTGCCACGGTTAACTGACACTGTAAGAGTTTTTGTAGGATTTTTCTAGAAGTCAAGAACTCTGTTCATCTTTTCTACTGCTGAGAAAAAGGATGTTTGTATGAAAAAGTGCTGCTTCACTTCAAGATAAAGACAAGGGCTCGCCACTGGTGTTATCACTGGAAGCCACAGGCAGTCTATCTGCAGCCAGCTGATATCTGCTGCACTGCACAGGCCTGAAAGTGAAACCACGTGTGCAGCACAACAGGTGAGACAGTAGCAGATCACCAGTCCCTTGATGTACAAGCCTGGTTAGGACCACAACACCATTGCAACTTTATGCATAACAAGTTCGCGTTACCAATGAGCAAAGTTGCTTCACTATAGTGCAAGCTTGCTTCCTCCCCCAGCACCGATGTCCAGGGccactgcttttccttctggttttattCTGCTGCATCACACTGTTAGGGGAAGGAAGAGTTGCTGTTCCCTGCCTTGTCTGTTCTAAGAATTCACAGAACACACCTAGGCATGACAAGCACCGAGTGAGTAAGTCCGACCACATTCTcctttcagcatcttttctcATACTCTTTCAGACTAGCACTCCACACACAGCCCATTTCACCATATCCATccatttttaattcatgttgCTTTGTACTTGCTAACGCAGAGCATTTCAGAGTATGAGCTAACTGCGTGATTTGCAAGAGGAAGGATAACATGCCATGCAGTGCCTATGACATCCCCAACTTCTTGAGGAGAAACACCACAGTCCAATAAAACTTAGATAAATCCTCTTCTGGAGGTTCAGGCAGAGAGGTATCTCAGCTCATGATGGTCTTCAGAGTTTACGGCAACGTTCTGTGATTCCTGTCTCTCCTGAGCTGTATGATGGCACCTCATCCATATCATGCTCAGTGTGTTGTGCTGTCTCCTAAAGCAAGATTgccattttaaaacacagtatttgTATTATTACACTTCCACAAAGTAAAAGCAAGAACTCAATGCCAATGTTCATCTCCGTGTACAGGTGTCTATGCCTGCATCCAGTAAATGACAAGAAATTTTTCCTGCCACTGTCTCACATAACCACAAATGTAAATGTAAGTATAAATACATatacctgtttgtttttttttgtcaggtgGTGTTAGTTCAGTCTAAAAGCTTCCAGTGTGTACCCTGCTAGTGGTGGGTTTCCTTAtgacttttcctttccccaggaAACAGTGCAATTAATCTGAAATTTAGCAtgttcctttctcctccttctttgaACCAAGAAGTGTGTGAACACTGCAACCTGCACAAgtgtttccttcctcttcccagcTCAAAGGCTGCAGATTGGAACTGCATCTCATGGAAAACTAATAACGGAAGAATAGAAGGCTACAAGGGAGGAGCATGTGAAATCAGGTCCCCAAAATCTTTTGAACTGCTGTTGAATCTTCTTGTCTGTTTTATCATGtacaatattttctgaagcatgTACACTTTAAGGTGGTTAGATGTCCTCTTTAATTGCAGGAATAGCTGCAAATACAGTAGACAATAAGAAATTAGCTGAACTGATGATTCTCTGGGCTGTGACTGATGAcatcttgtggaaaaaaaaaaaaaaaaaagacttttctaaCCTAATAAAGGCATGAAAATTGTGTATAGGAAAACCATCATCTTCAGGGAAACATAGATCAGAATGTAAtgatctgaaaagaaacaaattcagaCTCATACCAataatattgttattattagaTCAAAGTAGTCAAAaatttttatattcatatacATATCCAGGCTTTTAAGCACCAATATTTTGCAGAATGAACTATTAGTGACTCTAAAATATGAATGTATGTAAAAGTAAGATATCCTATTGAAAGCAAAGaccttgaaagaaaaggaacaagatAATATCAGAGCTCCCAAGACTGCATACACAAATCTcctgtttttaatgttaaactACATAATAATCTAATGAAGCTGCCCAGAAATGATAATGTAGGTGGGGCTGTCTTTAAGCTATATATAAGACTACAAgaactattttttccctgtatttccGCTACTTCAGAATCAGGTATGCAACATTATTTGTGCTGGTATCCTACACCGTGCTTCTACAGATGCAAACGCTGCCTTATTGTCGTTAAAGGTGATTGTATTTTAGGATATGGTTTAAGATTTTGTTGATTGTTTAATTATTCTGGTTACTTTAATTTGAGGACTGAATGTTGAATTTGGAAGTAGCAATAGCAAAGTGCTTACATCAATTTAGCTGAATACAATGAAGCATAAGTATTTCTGCCATTAAGAGGGTAAGTGAAGAGCtgtagaagacaaaaatatattaaatctCTTGAACATAATGTTTCcatatgtaataaatatttcttctataCAGATCTAGTGCTCAAACTACTTAACACTAAAGAGTGACTAGTACTATCTTTAACAAATAATAACAGATCTCATTAGAGTTAAGAAATCATGATTGCCTAGTCTCAAAGAGTTTCTACTTTggtaagtttctttttttttctttctatgtatATAATCGTTAACGTGCTTCCGAAGTAGTCCACAGGGAAATGCAGGTACATATGACCCTAATTCATGACATTAATTGAATACAATTAACCAATTAAATTAAACAGCTAAATCACTAATTAAATTTTACAGCTGAATTGCTATGTGAGAAAGGAGGATCAATCTGTGACATAGACTGGAATGGTCAAACCAGGTGTCTGCAATTCCTGGAAATTATGTGCATTCagatttaaatacataaattccACTCCTCTTGAATAGGTTCTTatggtattttctgttttgtggtgGTAATGTAAAGACTTAAGGTGTTTTAtgaatctttatttaaaatacagttggGAGTGTCATGGAAAAGTTGGTAAGAAAATGAATGCTATGGATCTTGGTTTTTCATCTTCTTAACACCTTTTATTCAGTTTCTTAAGTTCTCTGAGCTTCTTGTGTATTATGGTTACATTAAATGTGTTACTTAGTAAACAAAGCAAGGTggaaaagaagagcaaataAGTGCTcatgaggaaaaaagcaaacaattattttaattaagtggAATTCAAAAAAAGAAGTGGGAAAGGCATATGCAGTAGAAAATAGAGTAGAAGCAattcttaaattttctttacaCTGTCCAGTAGGACTTCACTTCAGCACACACCTCTGTTGctaaaacaatcttttttttttttttttttttcttaaaaagaggaaggaagcacCACCAGTAGCTGTTTTGGATTCTTGATGACAGagtgagcaaagaaaaaaaagtcactccTGATTTGTCTCCTGACTTTGAGAGAGCAGACTAGTTTTATTTGAGGGACAAAGCTGCAGCCCTGAAAGATGGAAATGCTGGTGAGAGCAGCCGTGCTTGTAAGTCTGCTTCTGTTCTGCAACGGTGAGTACGTGGGAAGGTCTCCTGCTCCGAGGCAGTTCcttccctggcactgctgcGTCAGAGTGTGTGTTGGTACAGGGGAGGCTctgcttcaggaaaagaaatatggCAAAAGAGCCCATGTTTTTGCATGCCGCTCGCTCAGTGTTCAGCTGTTTCAAATCCTGTGGCTGCAGAGTGCAACGGTGTGTAAAGCCTATGGAAATGTTGTCCCTGCACTTCCAGTACAAAGATCCTGTGTATGTTGTGATGGATTACTTCAAAGAACGCAGAAAGCAGCCCAACACTGAGAGTCTGGTTAATTCTTGTGCTTCCAGAGCTGGAACCAAAAAGGACAGTCCATGATGCTTGGAGAGATGCTGCTCTGAtgtgacagaaaacatttaaaaacaaaaatttttatttggaatGCTTTTTCTTGCATCTCACCCATTGCTTTGCTGTACTGCGGAGAGGGCTAGTGAAAAAGAATAAACTAATGTGGTAGGCCTTGGAAGGCCTGAGAAAAGCAACATAGCTAGTGAAGGgattagagggaaaaaaaaaaaaaaggcttaagagaagcagctgaggcaATTGGGTTTGTTTcctctggagaaaaggagacagaGGGAAGatctcattgctctctacaaatacctgaaaggaggttgtagcaaggtgggtgtcagtctcttttctcaagTGACAGTTGATGGGATGTGAGGAAAAGGTCTTAAGTTGTTCCAGAGGAGGTTTAGCTCAGCtattaggaagaatttattcatgAAAAGGATGGTTAGACGttagaacaggctgctcagggagatAGTGGAGTCCTCATTCCTGAAAGTATGAAGAAATATAGGCATGTAAGAGAAAGGAACAGGTGGCACTAAGGCAGAACTCAGTAGatcaggttgatggttggacttggtgatcttgaagggTTTtatccaacctaaataattctaaGATTCTACAAGTTTTCAAACAGCTCAGTGTGAAAAGAAGCATAAATAGCTGTTAAATCTGGGCCAAGCGGCAAGGAAGATGGGTATTGTTGTAATCACAAGGCTTGAAACAGCCACAAAATTAATTTAGGTCTGACCCTGGTCTATCAATTATCAGTTCTCATGAGAGAAGAAACTTGAAGGCTGAGATTAGATTTGTTGAGCCCTGCAGTTTGACATCATGTGTAATATCTGTAGGATGGCAATGACAAAGAGGAAGTTTGGAAACCAGGAGGAAAGGGTGAAGAAGTATCTCTAGAAACATTGGTTCAGCCCTAAGAGCAATGAAAATGTACTGGGTCAAAAGCAATGGGCCTCTTTTTTACAGGAAAGTTTAAAGAGTTTTATGTCTTCAATCCATTGCTTAAATTCAGATCAGCAAGGAAAAGCAGTGTCTTTCAGAAGAACAAGTAGGCAttggaggagagaaaaacactgaaactgTGGTTTGCTGTTAATGTGCGGTGCTTCCCAAGAAAGTCCCCAGAGTGACATTAGGTGAGAGGGGAGCTGCATAACTGAATGAATCAAACCAATTCCCTCATGTCTGAACCTCTTCCTAATTCTGATCTGATGCTCTGCCTGGTGCTTACTTGCTTATTTTGCCTGAAGGAATAGGCAGGTAAGCACCAGGCAGAGCATAAGACCAAATTCAGCACAAATAGACAGTTCTGACAATCAGATGTCTCCCACTTGCCTTCCTCATATCATATAGCTTTTCTGTTACCTCATACCTGAAAAGACCATCAGTCTACACTTACAATGACCTGCCCATGCTTCTGATTTGCTGGAATCTACCTATTGATGTTCTTGCCAATTTCTAGTCATCCAGGAACTGCCTTTACCTtaactgcttatttttcttttttctacatttttccctgcagctctcccgGACCTGATGGGTCCCAATGAGATGGAAGGCGTATGGAAGGGGTCTGCTGTTCTGCCATGCACCTATGTGCCTGAGGAGGATTTTGTGCAGCACACCCTCACGTGGTCTGTAGTGCATGACCAGAGTTCTGGTACTGTCTTCCGGAGGGATGCCTCTGGGGATCATGTTCTCCTGTCTGAGTACAGAAACAGGGTTGAAGTCCCAAAGAACCTGCCGGGAAATGTGTCTCTCCACATCCTGAAACTGGAAATCTCCGACAGGGGAACCTACACTTGCCATGTCACCTGGACAGCCAGCAACAACAGTCTGATAGCAAAAGAGATCAGCACTAAAGTTGAGGTTGTCAAAGGTAAATTTAACAAGGAAACTATGCAAAACTGGAACTTCTTACTTGggaaggtttttaaaaaattgaacaGATCATGTGCCCAGTGCCCACCTGCTTCCAACGCAGGAGCATTGTGTTGAGAAGTGTCAGACAccccagcaaagcagaaaagaggTCAAAGAAAGGAGTTCAGACCCACCACAGCCTTTGGTTCAGGGGCTGGGGGATAGATTTGTGGCTTCTCACTTACCAGTATTTCCCTGGTTCTACCTGTACTGGATTACCCAGTGTTTCTGCGGGATGTGCACCAGAAGGGAAGTAACTGGGATATTGCATTATAAAACATCAGAATTTCCTTTGCTTGGGTAGTGGTCACTTACAGAGGAATGGAGACGGTGACAACCATCAGAGGAGAAATTCAGCACAGGAGCTGCAAAGGGTGGCAAGGCTGGTGCATGTATAACTGAACCGAGCtcaaacagcacagagcagtggaGAGGTgatgctgcctctgccccttTGGGAAAAAGGCTTAGGGCTAGAGCGCAAGCTGCCATGGAGCGAAGGAAACCTGCCCCCATCACTGCCGGGGTCAGCACAACCCAGGTCCCTCTGCTTTGTCTTCCAGTGCCAGCAACCAAGCCCACCATCAGGGCCGGCGCGCTGGGGCTGACGGTGCCAGCGGGAGCCAGGACCAGCCTGACCTGCGTGGCCCACGGGTCCCCACCCATCAGCTACCGCTGGTTCCGGGCAGTGCCAGGGGGGACAGCCCTGCCACTGAGCAGCCAGGCCGAGCTGACGTGGGACAGCCTGCGGCCTTCCGACGCGGGGACGTACTACTGCGAGGCAGAGAACAGAGTCGGGGCAGGGGTGGTGCAGCGGAGCGATGCCGTTGAGCTGGTGGTGAGAGGTGAgtccccagcctgtagctcctCACCTCAGCGGCAGGAACCAGTGAGGCAAATGGTTCCCGTTCGCCCAGGGATCAGTCACGTAGCACTGAATGTGAATCGTGTCTGGATCGCTGCTCAGGAGGGGAGCCCGGCTCTGCCCTTGGCACATCTCGCTTTTGCCTGGCTTGGAACTCAGGCAGGGCATGCAGCAAACCGTCTGATGAGCAGTCTGTCCCACAGGGTCCCCAGTCACACAGCCACCCACGCCTGGGACCAGCCGGCACACAGGACCCCCACTCCCCTCAGAAGGCAGCGAAGCTCCCCATGTGCTGGGAGGTGAGTGACCTGGGTGGCAGCGACGGGCTGGTTCCACCCTGCTGGCATGCAAATGGCACAGGCTGTCAGTGA from Aythya fuligula isolate bAytFul2 chromosome 13, bAytFul2.pri, whole genome shotgun sequence includes these protein-coding regions:
- the LOC116494535 gene encoding V-set and immunoglobulin domain-containing protein 4-like, with the translated sequence MGPNEMEGVWKGSAVLPCTYVPEEDFVQHTLTWSVVHDQSSGTVFRRDASGDHVLLSEYRNRVEVPKNLPGNVSLHILKLEISDRGTYTCHVTWTASNNSLIAKEISTKVEVVKVPATKPTIRAGALGLTVPAGARTSLTCVAHGSPPISYRWFRAVPGGTALPLSSQAELTWDSLRPSDAGTYYCEAENRVGAGVVQRSDAVELVVRGSPVTQPPTPGTSRHTGPPLPSEGSEAPHVLGDLSTATLSARNDVVSERAPTATDLPVTVVNTEKGVGYMGKNYTTQSLQKTHLSLYMVILIAVLCGAVVFLVIFTIVCVRKPKEAQVYEVEHSNSMKAGASSRYDSMAHYEEPLSSTENNYMMEPMKNERNKENEYKNVGNAQESEYEVGDSK